CCCAAGAAGCAGCACTTCGACACCCGCGCCATCCACGCCGGTCAGGAGTTCGACCCGACGACCGGCGCCGTCGTCCCGCCCGTCTACATGACCTCGACGTTCGTCCAGGACGGCATCGGCGGGTTCCGCGGCGGCTACGAGTACGCCCGCTCGGCGAACCCGACCCGCGACTCGCTGCAGGAGCTGATCGCCTCGCTCGAGGGCGCCGACGTCGCCTACTCCTTCTCGTCCGGCCTCGCCGCCGAGGACACGCTGCTGCGCGCGGCGCTCGCCCCCGGCGACCACGTGGTGCTCGGCAACGACGCCTACGGCGGGAGCCACCGGCTGATCGACCGGGTGCACGGCGCGTGGGGCATCCGCAACACCGCCGTCGACATGTCGAACCTGCGCGAGGTGCAGCGGGCGATCGTCCCCGGCGAGACGAAGATGCTCTGGGTCGAGACGCCGTCGAACCCGCTGATGACCGTCAGCGACATCGCGGAGCTGGCCGACCTGGCCCACGCGCACGACCTGATCGTCGTCGTCGACAACACCTTCGCCTCCTCCGCTCTGCAGCAGCCGCTCGCGCTGGGTGCCGACGTCGTCGTGCACTCGACGACGAAGTACCTGGGCGGGCACTCGGACGTCGTGGGCGGCGCTCTCGCGCTGC
The genomic region above belongs to Rathayibacter sp. VKM Ac-2759 and contains:
- a CDS encoding cystathionine gamma-synthase, yielding MPKKQHFDTRAIHAGQEFDPTTGAVVPPVYMTSTFVQDGIGGFRGGYEYARSANPTRDSLQELIASLEGADVAYSFSSGLAAEDTLLRAALAPGDHVVLGNDAYGGSHRLIDRVHGAWGIRNTAVDMSNLREVQRAIVPGETKMLWVETPSNPLMTVSDIAELADLAHAHDLIVVVDNTFASSALQQPLALGADVVVHSTTKYLGGHSDVVGGALALRSGPLAEKVAFLQFAVGAISGPMDAWLTVRGIKTLGVRMERHSKNAQAVAEFLVEHPAVTAVHYPGLPTHPGHELAKRQMSGFGGMISLELATPRAARKFAESTTLFQLAESLGGVESLIGYPSEMTHASVKGTPLEVSESLVRLSVGLEDADDLIADLAAALPKK